Proteins encoded by one window of Halomonas sp. SH5A2:
- a CDS encoding HPr family phosphocarrier protein, translating to MPERRLTLTNQRGLHARAATKLVQCSQQFDANVRVCKQQQEADAANIMALLMLAAPCGTELCIKAEGDDAEQALDAIQSLFDARFDEDK from the coding sequence GTGCCAGAACGTAGACTTACCCTCACTAACCAACGCGGTCTTCACGCGCGGGCCGCCACGAAGCTTGTGCAGTGCAGTCAGCAATTTGACGCCAACGTCCGTGTTTGCAAACAACAACAGGAAGCCGATGCCGCCAATATCATGGCGCTTCTGATGCTTGCGGCTCCCTGTGGCACGGAGCTATGCATCAAAGCAGAAGGCGATGACGCCGAACAGGCGCTGGATGCCATTCAATCGCTGTTCGACGCCCGCTTTGACGAAGACAAGTAA
- the rapZ gene encoding RNase adapter RapZ, translating to MQLVIISGRSGSGKSIALQALEDLGYYAIDNLPAMLLGSLVDELRDQGDRTHLAVSIDARNLPGALAKLPELLEELRQRTIKCQIVYLTTDARILLERYSETRRRHPLTRNSSLTLEEAIDKEEQTLHEIRDLADLTIDTTRLSVHDLRRRITDQVAHQRRDQLTLTFESFGYKRGVPLDADIVFDVRCLPNPYWDPALRGSTGRDADIIAFLSSYPLVDDMTSDIQGWLERWLPAYQQSQRSYMTVAIGCTGGQHRSVYMAEQLAQHIASLLGEVQLRHRELGLQYTVNAPL from the coding sequence ATGCAACTCGTCATTATTAGTGGCCGATCAGGGTCAGGCAAATCGATAGCCTTACAGGCGCTGGAGGATCTGGGCTATTACGCCATTGATAACCTTCCCGCCATGCTGCTGGGCTCGCTGGTGGATGAGTTACGCGACCAGGGCGACCGCACCCACTTGGCGGTCAGCATTGACGCACGCAACCTCCCCGGCGCACTTGCCAAACTTCCAGAGCTCCTCGAAGAGCTTCGCCAGCGGACCATCAAGTGCCAGATTGTGTACCTAACCACCGATGCACGCATTTTGCTGGAGCGCTATTCGGAAACCCGCAGGCGGCACCCACTAACACGCAACAGTAGTCTCACGCTAGAAGAAGCCATCGACAAAGAAGAGCAAACGCTGCACGAAATACGCGACTTGGCCGATTTGACCATCGACACTACGCGGCTTTCAGTGCATGACCTTCGTCGGCGCATCACCGACCAGGTAGCTCATCAGCGGCGCGACCAGCTAACGCTGACCTTTGAGTCCTTCGGCTATAAGCGCGGCGTTCCGCTGGATGCCGATATTGTCTTCGATGTCCGTTGCCTGCCCAACCCCTACTGGGATCCTGCGTTACGCGGCTCCACTGGCCGCGACGCCGACATCATTGCGTTTTTGTCCAGCTACCCACTGGTCGATGACATGACTAGCGATATTCAGGGGTGGCTTGAACGCTGGCTACCCGCGTATCAGCAAAGCCAGCGCAGCTACATGACGGTTGCAATTGGCTGTACCGGCGGTCAGCATCGCTCGGTTTATATGGCTGAACAACTGGCGCAACACATCGCCAGCCTACTGGGCGAAGTACAGTTACGCCACCGCGAGCTGGGCTTGCAATATACGGTCAACGCGCCGCTTTAG
- a CDS encoding PTS sugar transporter subunit IIA — MTLATILPPERVLYDVPGGSKKRVLEFFSTFIAQNIPSLDSQEVFSRLIGRERLGSTGIGNGVAIPHARSPHCDSPIAGFLKLNEAVDFDAIDGDPVDLVFVLLVPEEADDTHLALLGQVASIMNDADTRQQLRKSGSQRELLDLISAKIRDQAASL, encoded by the coding sequence ATGACGTTGGCCACAATCCTCCCCCCGGAACGCGTTCTATACGATGTGCCCGGGGGCAGCAAAAAACGGGTGCTGGAGTTTTTCAGCACCTTTATCGCACAAAACATTCCCAGCCTCGACAGCCAGGAAGTGTTCAGCCGTTTGATTGGCCGTGAACGCCTCGGCAGTACGGGGATTGGCAACGGCGTGGCAATTCCCCATGCGCGAAGTCCGCATTGTGATTCGCCTATCGCCGGCTTTCTCAAGCTCAATGAAGCGGTCGACTTTGACGCCATTGACGGCGACCCGGTTGACCTGGTGTTTGTTCTGCTCGTGCCTGAAGAAGCCGACGATACACACCTGGCACTGCTGGGCCAAGTTGCCTCAATCATGAACGACGCCGACACGCGCCAGCAGCTACGTAAGTCGGGTAGTCAACGTGAACTGCTGGACCTCATCTCCGCCAAGATACGCGACCAGGCCGCCAGCCTTTAA
- the hpf gene encoding ribosome hibernation-promoting factor, HPF/YfiA family, which yields MQVNITGHHVELTDALRDYVNEKLERVERHYDNITTVQVTLSVEKERQQAACTLHAAGADLHAEALDNDMYAAIDALADKIDRQLVKHKEKAQARAQGAGVR from the coding sequence ATGCAAGTCAATATCACCGGTCATCATGTAGAACTGACTGACGCCTTGCGTGACTATGTCAACGAAAAACTGGAACGCGTTGAGCGCCATTACGACAACATCACTACCGTACAGGTCACGCTCTCGGTCGAAAAAGAGCGTCAGCAGGCCGCCTGTACACTGCACGCTGCAGGCGCTGACTTGCATGCCGAAGCCCTCGATAATGACATGTACGCCGCCATCGACGCCCTAGCGGACAAGATCGATCGACAACTCGTTAAGCACAAGGAAAAAGCACAAGCCCGCGCCCAAGGCGCAGGTGTGCGTTAA
- a CDS encoding RNA polymerase factor sigma-54: MVMKASLQLRIGTQLTMTPQLQQAIALLQLSTLDLRQEIQQALDANPMLEQEDEFSESEQPASEPEESEWADSIPKELSVDSDWSDTYQDTVGSGSASSEGPDFERQAAGQTLHGHLLWQLAMTDLSHREQLVAESLIDALDANGYLTQPLADIREGLRDQGVEGLSQREVETILLRVQQFEPTGIFARDLRECLMLQLAALPSDTPLLIPARRLVRQFLEALGKNDQRLLKRRLGLDDAQLDDVIQLIRSLDPRPGSVYSATDDSYVIPDLVVHHDNEGWHLELNPEALPKLRIQPDYASLIKRADKSHDNQFLKDHLQEARWLIKSLSSRNDTLLRVGREIITRQIGFLEHGEEAMKPLILADIADAVEMHESTISRVTTQKFIHTPRGIFELKYFFSSQISGQDGDSHSSTAIRARLKKLIQEEPPGKPLSDSRLVTLLEEAGIHVARRTVAKYREGMGIPSSSERRRLR; encoded by the coding sequence ATGGTCATGAAAGCTTCTCTTCAACTGCGGATTGGCACCCAGCTCACCATGACACCCCAGCTGCAGCAGGCGATTGCCCTGCTACAGCTATCCACGCTCGATTTACGCCAGGAAATTCAGCAAGCGCTCGATGCCAACCCCATGCTCGAGCAGGAAGATGAGTTCAGCGAAAGCGAACAACCCGCCAGCGAGCCGGAAGAAAGCGAGTGGGCAGATAGCATTCCCAAGGAGCTATCCGTCGACAGCGACTGGTCGGATACCTATCAGGATACGGTGGGCAGCGGCAGCGCAAGCAGTGAGGGGCCTGACTTTGAGCGCCAGGCCGCCGGGCAAACCCTTCATGGCCATCTCCTCTGGCAACTCGCCATGACCGATTTGAGCCACCGCGAACAGTTGGTGGCCGAGAGCCTGATTGACGCACTGGATGCTAACGGCTATCTCACCCAGCCCCTTGCCGATATCCGAGAAGGACTGCGCGACCAGGGCGTGGAAGGCCTCAGCCAGCGCGAGGTCGAAACCATTCTGCTGCGAGTGCAACAGTTCGAGCCCACCGGTATCTTCGCCCGCGACCTGCGCGAATGCCTAATGCTTCAGCTCGCCGCGCTACCCAGTGACACACCGCTGCTGATTCCTGCGCGGCGTCTGGTCCGCCAGTTCCTTGAAGCGCTGGGTAAAAATGATCAGCGCCTCCTAAAGCGGCGACTCGGCCTGGACGATGCGCAACTTGATGACGTCATCCAACTGATCAGAAGCCTGGACCCCCGTCCCGGCAGCGTTTACAGCGCCACTGACGATAGCTATGTGATTCCTGACCTGGTGGTTCACCACGATAACGAAGGCTGGCATCTCGAGCTCAATCCAGAGGCCTTGCCCAAGCTCAGAATTCAACCCGACTACGCCAGTCTGATCAAGCGCGCCGACAAAAGTCATGATAACCAATTTCTCAAAGATCACTTACAGGAAGCCCGCTGGCTGATCAAAAGCCTCTCCAGCCGCAACGACACCCTGCTACGTGTCGGCCGGGAAATCATCACTCGCCAGATCGGCTTTCTCGAACACGGCGAAGAAGCCATGAAGCCGCTTATCCTGGCCGATATTGCCGATGCAGTAGAGATGCACGAATCGACCATCTCTCGCGTCACCACCCAGAAGTTCATCCATACACCGCGGGGCATTTTCGAGCTTAAATACTTCTTCTCCAGCCAGATCAGTGGCCAGGACGGCGACAGCCATTCCAGTACGGCAATTCGCGCTCGCCTCAAAAAACTGATTCAGGAAGAACCCCCCGGCAAACCTTTGTCAGATAGCCGTCTGGTCACCCTGCTTGAAGAAGCCGGTATCCACGTGGCACGGCGCACGGTCGCCAAATACCGCGAAGGCATGGGCATCCCTTCGTCCAGCGAACGGCGCCGCTTACGTTAG
- the lptB gene encoding LPS export ABC transporter ATP-binding protein codes for MAVADNSATRTLYARHLAKSYKRRRVVKDINLDISQGSIVGLLGPNGAGKTTSFYMIVGLVKADAGNVGIDSLDLSRAPMHERAKAGIGYLPQEASIFRKLSVADNIMAILQTRNDLDRAGREARLETLLEEFHITHIRDNMGMSLSGGERRRVEIARSLATEPAFILLDEPFAGVDPISVGDIKSIIRALKDRGIGVLITDHNVRETLDICDVAYIVGDGHIIANGSPDAILDNQEVRDVYLGADFRL; via the coding sequence ATGGCAGTTGCTGACAACAGCGCGACACGAACGCTATACGCCCGCCATTTGGCAAAAAGCTACAAGCGCCGGCGCGTGGTAAAAGACATCAACCTGGATATCTCACAAGGCAGCATCGTCGGCCTGCTCGGCCCCAATGGCGCCGGTAAAACTACGTCGTTCTACATGATTGTCGGCCTGGTCAAGGCAGATGCGGGCAATGTCGGGATTGATAGCCTCGACCTTTCCCGAGCGCCCATGCACGAGCGGGCAAAGGCAGGCATTGGCTATTTGCCCCAGGAGGCGTCGATCTTCCGCAAGCTCTCCGTCGCCGATAACATCATGGCCATTTTGCAAACCCGCAACGATCTGGACCGAGCCGGACGTGAAGCACGCCTGGAAACACTGCTGGAAGAGTTTCATATCACCCATATCCGCGACAATATGGGCATGAGTCTTTCCGGAGGCGAACGACGGCGCGTCGAGATCGCCCGGTCGCTTGCCACCGAGCCTGCTTTCATCCTGCTGGATGAACCTTTCGCAGGTGTAGACCCCATCTCCGTGGGCGATATCAAGTCGATCATCCGCGCCTTGAAGGACCGCGGTATTGGCGTATTGATTACCGACCACAACGTGCGCGAAACACTGGATATTTGCGATGTGGCGTATATCGTCGGCGACGGGCATATCATCGCCAACGGCTCGCCGGACGCTATTCTTGACAATCAGGAGGTACGTGACGTTTACCTAGGTGCTGATTTTCGTCTCTAA
- the lptA gene encoding lipopolysaccharide transport periplasmic protein LptA: protein MKAFIYTAMAAACLVPFYATADNHQQPVEVVADQLDLDQRAGTAVYTGDVEVRQGNMLIKGDEVEIQRNEEGELSRATALGERAYLRRQPEDQEGPMEGWGRRVIYHVAERRVELIDQAEIIQQGDRFTGGRLEYFIDREVVKARSDVDNQESQRIRMTLQPEG from the coding sequence ATGAAAGCGTTTATCTACACAGCGATGGCGGCTGCCTGCTTAGTGCCTTTTTACGCGACGGCAGACAATCACCAGCAGCCGGTTGAAGTCGTCGCCGACCAGCTCGACCTTGATCAGCGCGCCGGTACAGCGGTCTACACCGGCGACGTAGAAGTTCGCCAAGGCAATATGTTGATAAAAGGCGACGAAGTGGAAATCCAGCGTAACGAGGAAGGCGAGCTCTCGCGGGCCACGGCTCTGGGCGAACGCGCCTATTTGCGTCGCCAACCCGAAGACCAGGAAGGCCCGATGGAAGGCTGGGGCCGGCGGGTGATCTACCACGTCGCCGAGCGCCGGGTCGAGTTGATTGATCAGGCGGAAATCATCCAGCAAGGCGACCGCTTCACCGGGGGACGCCTGGAATATTTTATCGACCGCGAGGTCGTCAAGGCGCGCTCCGATGTCGACAATCAAGAGTCGCAGCGCATCCGCATGACGCTGCAACCCGAGGGTTAA
- the lptC gene encoding LPS export ABC transporter periplasmic protein LptC, translating into MLKTLRTRLGLALIVLALGGFLVWLDPGGPQSVPTDADARAEEPGHVLHNAELTLFDEQGNIQQGLTTPRLVHTPQSASTLAETPHATLYDSERRVWNATSEVGTLNTRSQELTLSGNARLIAPEEGWQLDTDVLHYEGKTAHAWSNTHVLLQQPPQRMTARRMDAWLNEEEVRLEDDVQGYHPPETQPGQE; encoded by the coding sequence ATGCTGAAGACATTGCGCACGCGTCTGGGACTGGCATTGATAGTGCTGGCGCTGGGTGGTTTTCTAGTATGGCTGGACCCAGGCGGCCCACAAAGCGTCCCGACAGACGCGGACGCCCGTGCCGAGGAGCCAGGTCATGTCCTTCACAATGCCGAGCTTACGCTGTTTGATGAACAGGGTAATATTCAGCAGGGGTTAACCACGCCTCGTCTGGTGCATACCCCTCAATCCGCCTCAACACTCGCCGAAACGCCGCATGCCACGCTTTATGACAGCGAGCGACGCGTCTGGAACGCCACGTCAGAGGTAGGTACGCTTAATACCCGTTCTCAAGAACTGACGCTTTCGGGCAATGCAAGATTGATCGCCCCTGAAGAAGGCTGGCAGCTTGACACGGACGTTCTGCACTATGAGGGGAAAACTGCCCATGCATGGAGTAATACTCATGTGCTGCTCCAGCAACCGCCCCAGCGCATGACAGCACGGCGGATGGATGCATGGCTCAACGAGGAGGAGGTGCGACTTGAAGATGACGTTCAGGGCTACCACCCTCCGGAGACGCAACCCGGACAGGAATAA
- a CDS encoding KdsC family phosphatase has translation MTLSADLLDRLRRIRLFALDVDGVLTDGRLYFQADGVEIKAFHTQDGHGLKLLKRAGISVALITGRDSPMVSQRAAALGIPHVYQGCEDKLAALRGLCQRLELDLSQVAYCGDDLPDLASIKRSGVGITVPNAPDYMHTHADWVTERLGGHGAVREVCDTLLEAQGHWGAVVDTYLHG, from the coding sequence ATGACCCTTTCTGCTGACCTACTCGACCGACTGCGTCGCATTCGCTTATTTGCCCTTGATGTCGATGGTGTTCTCACCGATGGTCGGCTTTACTTTCAAGCCGACGGCGTCGAAATCAAAGCGTTTCACACCCAGGACGGCCATGGGCTCAAGCTGTTGAAACGTGCGGGCATCTCGGTCGCCTTGATCACCGGCCGCGACTCCCCCATGGTCAGCCAACGTGCCGCCGCACTGGGCATTCCCCACGTCTATCAAGGCTGCGAAGATAAACTGGCCGCCCTTCGCGGCCTTTGCCAACGCCTGGAGCTTGATTTGTCTCAGGTTGCCTATTGCGGTGACGACCTGCCTGACCTTGCCAGCATCAAGCGTTCAGGCGTTGGTATCACGGTACCCAATGCACCTGACTACATGCACACCCACGCTGACTGGGTCACCGAACGCCTGGGCGGACACGGCGCTGTCCGCGAAGTATGTGATACGTTACTCGAGGCTCAGGGCCACTGGGGCGCGGTCGTCGATACCTATCTACACGGCTGA
- a CDS encoding KpsF/GutQ family sugar-phosphate isomerase produces the protein MPATTATTPFRQSALRTLDIEQAAIAGLASKLDAHFDHACELILACQGRVVVTGMGKSGHIAGKIAATLASTGSPAFFVHPGEASHGDLGMITRNDVVIALSNSGETAEVTALLPLLKRLGTPLISMTGRPSSTLAQHADAHLNSSVDREACPLDLAPTSSTTAALALGDALAVALLEARGFTAEDFALSHPGGSLGRRLLLRVRDLMHQGERLPQVALGSPLRDALLEITRQGLGFTCVVDPDGLLAGVYTDGDLRRTLDNFHDLRDVRVDDVMTRPGKRVSPDLLAAEAVRIMEDNRITALAVVDEHQRPIGALHMHDLLASGVI, from the coding sequence ATGCCAGCGACAACTGCGACCACCCCCTTTCGCCAAAGCGCATTGCGCACGCTAGACATTGAGCAAGCTGCCATCGCAGGCTTGGCCAGCAAACTGGATGCGCATTTCGACCATGCCTGCGAGCTGATTCTGGCCTGCCAGGGACGCGTGGTGGTTACTGGCATGGGCAAGTCAGGCCATATTGCCGGCAAGATCGCGGCGACGCTTGCCAGCACCGGCTCGCCTGCTTTTTTTGTTCATCCTGGCGAAGCCAGTCATGGCGATCTGGGCATGATTACCCGTAATGATGTCGTCATCGCGCTCTCGAATTCCGGTGAAACCGCCGAGGTGACCGCCCTGCTGCCGCTGCTAAAACGCCTTGGCACACCGCTGATCAGCATGACGGGGCGTCCTTCCTCCACACTTGCCCAGCATGCGGATGCTCACTTGAATAGCAGTGTCGATCGGGAAGCCTGCCCGCTGGATCTTGCGCCGACAAGCTCCACGACAGCGGCATTAGCGCTCGGCGACGCTCTCGCCGTCGCGCTCCTCGAAGCACGCGGTTTTACCGCAGAAGATTTTGCCCTGTCGCATCCCGGCGGCAGTCTGGGCCGACGCCTGCTGCTACGCGTTCGAGATCTTATGCACCAGGGCGAACGCTTACCCCAGGTTGCCCTGGGCAGCCCCCTGCGCGATGCGTTACTGGAGATCACCCGGCAAGGCCTAGGCTTCACCTGCGTGGTGGACCCTGACGGCCTGTTAGCTGGCGTATACACGGATGGCGACCTGCGCCGCACCCTGGATAACTTTCATGACCTTCGTGACGTCCGAGTAGATGACGTCATGACTCGACCTGGCAAGCGTGTATCCCCCGACCTGCTCGCGGCGGAAGCCGTTCGCATCATGGAAGACAATCGCATTACCGCACTGGCAGTGGTGGACGAACACCAGCGCCCAATAGGCGCGCTGCATATGCATGACCTGCTTGCCAGCGGTGTTATTTAA
- a CDS encoding ABC transporter ATP-binding protein, translating into MSDVPFIEVENLYFSRGDTEIFRGVNMTIQRGKVTAIMGPSGTGKTTLLKLIGGQLTPDKGRVLIDGDDVHRLSRKALFTLRKRMGMLFQSGALFSDLDVYENVAFPLRVHTDLPDAMIRDLVLLKLQAVGLRGARHLTPAELSGGMARRVALARAMALDPELILYDEPFVGQDPISMGVLVQLIKRLNQALNLTSVVVSHDIKETLTIADYLYFISEGHVVAHGTPADLDVNQDARVKQFIHGEPDGPVPFHYPAAQFYQDMLGDTATRGGA; encoded by the coding sequence ATGAGCGATGTGCCTTTTATTGAAGTCGAGAACCTGTATTTTTCGCGGGGGGATACCGAGATTTTCCGCGGTGTGAACATGACCATCCAGCGCGGAAAAGTAACGGCGATCATGGGGCCCAGCGGGACCGGCAAAACGACCCTGTTAAAACTCATCGGTGGGCAACTGACCCCCGATAAGGGCCGCGTGCTGATCGACGGGGACGACGTGCATCGGCTATCGCGCAAGGCACTATTCACGCTACGCAAGCGTATGGGCATGCTGTTTCAAAGCGGGGCGCTGTTTTCCGATCTGGATGTGTACGAAAACGTGGCATTTCCGCTACGGGTTCATACGGACCTGCCTGATGCCATGATTCGCGATCTGGTGTTGCTCAAGCTTCAGGCAGTAGGTCTGCGCGGTGCGAGACACCTCACACCAGCCGAGCTGTCCGGGGGGATGGCCAGACGCGTTGCGCTGGCGCGGGCCATGGCGCTGGATCCAGAGCTGATTCTCTACGACGAGCCGTTTGTGGGGCAGGACCCTATTTCCATGGGCGTGCTCGTGCAACTGATCAAACGGCTTAATCAGGCGCTAAACCTGACGTCAGTGGTGGTTTCCCACGATATCAAGGAGACCCTGACGATTGCCGATTATCTTTATTTTATTTCCGAGGGCCATGTGGTGGCGCATGGAACGCCAGCAGATCTCGACGTCAACCAGGACGCGCGGGTGAAGCAATTTATCCATGGTGAACCCGATGGCCCCGTTCCTTTTCATTATCCAGCCGCTCAGTTTTACCAGGATATGCTGGGCGACACGGCGACCCGAGGAGGAGCCTGA
- the mlaE gene encoding lipid asymmetry maintenance ABC transporter permease subunit MlaE: MSMKEGQVATRITRLGRRSCDVVESLGRAGVFLAQSAVGVPSAEGFRLWVRQLHFVGVLSLAIVLVSGLFIGMVLALQGYTILIDFGAEDALGQMVALSLLRELAPVVAALLFAGRAGSALTAEIGLMKATEQLTSMEMIGVDPLRRVVAPRFWAGVVALPILTVGFSVVGIWGGYLVGVEWLGVFEGSYWSNMQASVAFINDIGNGMIKSVVFAVVVTWIAVFQGYDLLPTSEGISRATTRTVVYSSLAVLGLDFILTAVMFGGL; this comes from the coding sequence ATGTCGATGAAGGAGGGGCAGGTCGCCACGCGTATCACCCGGTTAGGGCGTCGCAGCTGTGATGTGGTTGAATCGCTTGGCCGTGCCGGAGTGTTTCTTGCCCAGTCTGCGGTGGGGGTCCCATCAGCCGAAGGTTTTCGCCTGTGGGTTCGGCAATTGCACTTTGTTGGTGTCTTGTCGCTAGCCATTGTGCTGGTATCCGGCCTGTTCATCGGTATGGTGCTGGCGCTTCAGGGCTACACTATCCTGATTGATTTCGGTGCCGAGGACGCGCTTGGTCAGATGGTGGCGCTTTCGCTGCTGCGCGAATTGGCCCCGGTGGTCGCCGCTTTGTTATTTGCCGGCCGGGCTGGTTCGGCACTGACTGCCGAGATCGGTTTGATGAAAGCCACCGAGCAGCTAACCAGCATGGAAATGATTGGCGTGGATCCGCTGAGAAGGGTGGTTGCGCCGCGTTTCTGGGCAGGTGTCGTGGCGTTGCCAATTCTCACTGTGGGGTTCAGCGTTGTCGGAATTTGGGGCGGCTACCTGGTGGGCGTCGAATGGCTGGGCGTTTTCGAAGGTTCCTACTGGAGCAACATGCAGGCCAGTGTGGCGTTTATCAACGACATTGGTAACGGCATGATCAAAAGCGTTGTGTTCGCTGTGGTGGTTACCTGGATTGCGGTTTTCCAGGGCTATGATCTATTGCCAACCTCCGAAGGTATTTCCCGTGCGACAACGCGTACCGTTGTCTATTCGTCGCTTGCGGTACTGGGGCTTGATTTCATATTAACCGCCGTTATGTTTGGCGGCCTCTGA
- the mlaD gene encoding outer membrane lipid asymmetry maintenance protein MlaD codes for MKRSRTMEFGVGLFILVGILGLVFLGLRVSGLTFSGATNTYQLDAHFSNIGGLKPRARVSMAGVTVGHVESIELDTEWYDARVTLSLSSELEGQISRDATAAILTSGLLGEQYVGLSLGGDPEMLEEGDTIRDTQSALVLEELIQQFISNMATN; via the coding sequence ATGAAGCGAAGTAGGACCATGGAGTTTGGCGTCGGCCTGTTTATTCTGGTGGGAATCCTGGGGTTGGTGTTCCTGGGGCTTAGGGTGAGTGGCTTGACCTTTTCCGGGGCGACGAACACGTATCAACTGGATGCTCACTTTTCCAATATTGGCGGATTGAAGCCTCGTGCACGCGTTTCCATGGCGGGTGTCACAGTCGGGCATGTCGAGTCGATCGAGCTGGATACCGAATGGTATGACGCCCGGGTGACACTAAGCCTGAGCAGTGAGCTGGAAGGTCAGATATCGCGTGATGCCACGGCCGCGATTCTGACCTCGGGCCTGCTCGGTGAACAGTACGTAGGCCTGAGCCTGGGGGGAGATCCTGAGATGCTCGAGGAAGGCGATACGATACGCGATACCCAATCGGCTCTGGTACTCGAAGAACTAATTCAGCAATTTATATCCAATATGGCAACGAACTGA
- a CDS encoding MlaC/ttg2D family ABC transporter substrate-binding protein: protein MFVKKRSLMSVFSFVVALLVALVPLSASAQPEPPEEMIRNNINEFMAQLEGREAYYEENIDELKQEVDDSLEKVADFRYIGASVMGSYFRNASPEQRSRFVDVFRQTLIDTYTRGLVTFDYDDIRVLDDQRPQREEDRASVAMEVIATNGDVYPVNYSLRLSDGEWRVVNVIVNGINLGLTFRNQFDQAMRDNNRDYDAVIGGWAPDVGVDELEKGGDE, encoded by the coding sequence ATGTTTGTAAAGAAACGGTCGTTAATGTCGGTATTCAGTTTCGTTGTCGCGCTTCTCGTCGCGTTGGTGCCGCTATCGGCGAGTGCGCAGCCTGAGCCGCCCGAAGAGATGATTCGCAACAACATCAACGAATTCATGGCCCAGCTTGAAGGCCGAGAAGCGTACTACGAAGAAAATATCGATGAGCTGAAACAGGAAGTCGATGACAGCCTGGAAAAAGTGGCCGATTTTCGCTATATCGGGGCCAGCGTGATGGGAAGTTATTTCCGTAATGCCTCGCCGGAGCAGCGCAGCCGTTTTGTTGACGTGTTCCGTCAAACGCTTATCGATACGTATACACGCGGCCTGGTGACCTTTGACTACGATGACATTCGCGTTCTGGATGACCAGCGTCCCCAGCGTGAAGAAGACCGGGCGAGTGTGGCCATGGAAGTCATTGCTACCAATGGTGATGTATATCCCGTCAACTATAGTCTGCGGCTATCCGACGGCGAGTGGCGCGTTGTCAACGTCATCGTGAACGGCATCAACCTGGGGTTGACCTTCCGTAACCAGTTTGACCAGGCAATGCGTGACAATAACCGGGACTACGATGCGGTGATCGGTGGTTGGGCACCGGACGTGGGTGTCGACGAGCTCGAAAAAGGGGGCGATGAGTGA
- a CDS encoding STAS domain-containing protein encodes MTAIFSDRGVSLHQQADGLSVQGDVDIASAAALAAEGSRWLADQRPETVAFDFSKVATPRNVALSVLLQWMRTCHQHRIRVTSIVLSAPLQRLAELAELDALIQAPDEQPVG; translated from the coding sequence GTGACGGCGATTTTTAGCGATCGCGGTGTATCGCTGCACCAGCAGGCCGATGGCTTGAGCGTGCAGGGTGACGTGGATATTGCCTCTGCGGCAGCGCTTGCTGCAGAGGGCTCGCGCTGGCTAGCCGATCAACGGCCTGAAACGGTCGCGTTCGATTTCAGTAAGGTGGCAACGCCGCGCAACGTTGCCTTGAGCGTATTGCTACAGTGGATGCGCACCTGCCATCAGCATCGTATCAGGGTGACGTCTATCGTCCTTTCAGCGCCGCTCCAGCGGCTTGCCGAACTTGCCGAGTTGGACGCATTAATCCAGGCGCCGGACGAGCAGCCTGTCGGCTAA
- a CDS encoding BolA family protein — translation MQPQEVKALLESRVDGCQFHIQGEGCNFQVIAVGDAFEGLSPVKRQQLVYSALSDEIASGALHAISIKTYTPAQWQTAAENVQ, via the coding sequence ATGCAACCCCAAGAGGTGAAAGCCCTGCTCGAATCGCGTGTCGACGGATGTCAGTTCCATATTCAGGGCGAAGGCTGTAATTTTCAGGTGATTGCAGTGGGTGATGCCTTTGAAGGATTGTCGCCCGTGAAGCGCCAGCAGCTTGTGTATTCAGCCTTGAGTGATGAAATTGCCTCGGGTGCCTTGCATGCCATCAGCATCAAAACCTACACCCCGGCACAGTGGCAAACCGCCGCTGAAAACGTGCAGTAA